CGACATTTAAATACAGCAAGATAAATCATCCTTCAAACAAAAAAATTTGTTTCTCCTAACCAACAAAATCCGATATACACCATAAAGCTTCGACATCTACATGATGTATAGAACCAAGATATTTTGTTAATGATAGTACCGAATTTAAATTAAGGCGGTGCTATTATGCTAACAAATAAACAAAAACAGATAAAAACCAAGTTATCGAATTACTATATAGAAAATGGAGTAATGCCAACAATTCAAATGCTGAGGAGTAATCCTGACCTACCGTCTGATTCTGTCATTCTTAGGGCCTTTGGATCTACATCCTATCCTCGTGTTATTGAATCTATGGGCTTCCCAAGCAACAAGAGCGCAGTATACACAAAAGAGGAAGTACTAAAATACATGAATGAATTCGTAAATGAATTCGGAGAGGAGAAGCTTACTCATCAAAATTTTGAGGAGTGGATGGTTAATAATGGTCGGAGTACTAGCTTTAGAAAGAGATACGGGTGGAATAAGTTAAAAAAGGAATTCAAATTCTCCCTTTTAAAAGAGACAGGATATGATCCAAAAGATGTGTACGACAGGCTTATTGAGTTTGTACGGGATTATGAGTTAAAGAACGGTTATTATCCAATTATCAATGAAATTAACAAAGCATTATCACCATTGCACATAAGTACAATTGAAAAATTGAATGGAAAGAAATACCGAGAAATTTTAGAGGAAAATGAGATCTACATTCCCGCTTATACATATACAAATGATTACTTATTAGAAGCTCTTCATAAAGAAAGAGAAGAAACAGGCGCGACCCCGTTATTTGAATCTTTTCAAAAGAGAAAGAATCAAACTGCAACTTTTAAAGACGGGAGCCAAAAGCCTGATTGCGGTTGTTTTATTAGGGCTTTTGGAAGTTTTAGAGAAGCTTTGTCCCAAGCAGGATATGAACCAAACCCTCGCGGTGATGGACACTGTTATTTAAGTAATCATAACCACCGCAACCCATCTCGCCTACAAGGCATGGTAGATGATCTCTTACAATTTGTTCCCCACGAAAAAGAAGACCATGGTTTGTTATATAAAAAAATACCAGGGTTTGAGCATTATAAGGGTGCTAAAGATGCGGATATTGTATTGTTAAATACCCCGGGATTAGACAAAGATTATATTATCGAGGTAACATCTTACCTTACAAGAGAACAATTTGAAGGAAAGCAACACATTTCACCAAATGGCCGGCAAATGCAATATTATAAGAATTTACATGAGAAATTAGAAATGGTGAAGAGTTCAAATTTCAAAGGTGAGTTTATTATTATTTTCAAAGACGATGATATCGAAGAACATTTAAAGCCGATTCTGTCTAAATTTGCTAGACCAACTAAAGTTGGTAAGATCATAAAGAAGAGACTGGTTAATAGGGAAAGAAACCCTCAACTTTATACAGATAGGGAGTTACTAGAAAACCTAAGGAAAAGGGCTAAGGAAGTTGCGTCCAAAAAGAATGGCATGCCCCCGTACCTCAAAGATATGGTACAACCTGAAAGAGGATGGGCTCACCCATCTAGATATTTCCAACGATTTGAAGTCAAAACTTGGGATGGAGTACTCTCTTATGCCGGATTAGAAAATCACCGACAGTACCGTGATAGAATCCTATTTTCGACTTTTAAAAAAATCGAAGATTCAATGGGAAGAATCCCAGTTTACTCAGAAATTGATAACGGTCTTTATAGGAAAGCACTCTATCGGTTTGGTACCTGGAAAGCATTCTTACAAAAGTATGAATTATTTAAGAATGATAAGGAATAAAAAAACTCGTCCTGTGGCGAGTTTCTTTATGAGCTCCCATCTAAGCTCAGTTTTAACGCACTAATGTATAGACGGGTCAGCGTACCTATCCCCTTGGCTCGAAATTACGCTTTGAAGATGAGGTTTGGGGATATGCCCAGGATTCTGGCGGCTTGCCTTTGGGAAATGCCTTTTTTTTTTTTTATTTTTCTGAGTAGTGGTAGACGTTGCTAGCGCTTTTTTCGCGGGTTTTTCTTATTGGTTATCCTTTTGTTGGATTTGGCATGACTCGTCTGTTATGTTTTTCTCTCCTGCTAAATCAGAAATGGTTCTGGCTAATCTTATGGTTTTCATTTGGACTCGGTTGCTCAATCCTAGTTTTATTTCTTTTCTACTAGAGGAAATCCCATATAATGTAGTAGTGCGGATGAAACTCTTTCTTTCGACTCTTTTACATAGGCGTCGGGTAAGCCAACAATTGCAATGGATTCCATTCCTTCTTTCACATGCACTTCCACACGAATCCGATACCCCTCCAATCCTTTTAAACCGATACTAGTGACGTTTATAGACATAAAAAATCCTCCTATCTTATAGTAATTTTGTTTTATATAATGGTTGAGTTGTATAACTGTTTGGGGATATTACTTTTTTAGGATTCTAGTAGATTGGTATGTTGGGTATAATAATTAGGGGAATTTCAAGTCGCGTATTCAAGTAGCAGTGAAGCTGTTAATTATTACTATACACTTATTATAAAAAAATTCAAATAATTCACTAGGTTTTTATACCTATAAGAAAGTGCTTGAGGAAGCAGAGAACCGTCCCCATGCTTCCACAAACAATCAGACAGCAAATACAAAAAGCCGCAGTTATCTATTCCATCTTTTTTACAGAACAGAAGATCAGCTACAGCTTTATAACGGACGGGAAGAAGCGTCCGGTTCGATAAAACTTTTTGGGATGGGGTAATATATATGACAACAATCAATCAATAGATACTTTGTCCTGTTTGCCGACAACCCTTTGCCAATAATGAACTGGTAGAATTAGATGCCGTGAACACCGTGTATCACATTAAATGTAACGGTAATTTTGTAGAACCTTCGAGCGGACTGGTTACTTATAAAGAGATGTGCAAAAGGTATGAGTTTTTGATTATGGTTGACCAGGTTCATTAACGACATATAAAAATCTATAATAAGATTAATTACCAAAATTCTCAAGGGTGGAGGAACTTACCTCCTCCCTTAAATCATATCCTCAAGATATTATTCTATATTAGCAATGAGGAAGCAGAGGTTCGTCCCTGCGCTTCCCTTATTGCAAGTCATACTGTTTCTCAAAATAATTTTTATACTCACCACTTAAAATTTGCTCCCACCATGCTTGATTATCTAGGTACCATTGTATAGTTTGAGCAATTCCGGTATCAAACGTGTAGGTAGGTCTCCACCCCAATTTTTCTAATTTCGTAGGGTCTATTGCATAACGTTTATCATGTCCCAGTCGATCTTTTACAAATTCAATTAACTCTTCGGATTTACCTAAAGTTTTTATAATCGTCTTAACCACTTCTAAATTTGTCCGTTCATTATGTCCACCTACATTATATACTTCACCATTAATACCTTCATGCAATACTAAGTCAATTGCTGCACAATGATCAATTACATGCAACCAATCTCGAATGTTTTTTCCATCTCCATAAACAGGTACCTTTTGCTCATTTAGAACACGTGAAATTGTTAAAGGAATCAATTTTTCTGGAAAATGGTATGGACCATAGTTATTTGAGCAACGTGTAATATTTACTGGCAATCCATAAGTTTCATTATATGCACGTACTAATAAATCTGAGGATGCTTTACTGGCACTATAAGGACTATTTGGTTGTAGCGGTGTTTCTTCTGTGAAGAATGTGTTAGGATTAAAATCTAACTCACCATAAACTTCATCTGTTGAAACATGGACAAACTTAGTAACTCCAACTGCTCTTGAAGCATCTAATAATACTTGTGTTCCGACTACATTTGTCTGCACAAAGATTCCTGGATTTGAAATCGAACGGTCAACATGGCTCTCTGCAGCAAAATGAACAACGTAGTCAAATTCCTTTTTACCAAAAAGTGACATTATTATTTCACGGTCAGCAATGTCCGCTTTAACAAAGTGATAATTGTCTTTTGCTTCAATATATTTGTGCTTTGTTAAATCCCCGGCATATGATAATAAATCTAAATTATAAATATCATATTGAGGATACTTGTCCACCATATATTGAACAAAGTTACCGCCTATAAATCCGGCACCACCTGTAACAAGAATTTTATTTCGCGCCACTTATTTCACCTCTCTGCTAATTCATTTAAATAATGTTTTAATGCATTCTGCCACTTTGGTAATGGCTCAAATCCATTGTCAATTAACTTCTGCTTTGACATTCGTGAGTTTTTTGGTCTAACAGCACGTTTTGGATATTCTTCTGTTAAAATTGAGTTTACTGTAACTTCTTTATTTGCTTGCTGAAAGATTTCAGAAGCAAACTCTGCCCATGAACAAAAGCCCTCGTTTGCTGCATGGTAGACACCATACTTTTCCGTTTGAATCATATCAATTAATAAACGTGCTAAATCAAATGTATACGTTGGTGAACCATATTGATCTCCTACAACATTTAATTTATTATGGGTTGCAGATAATCTAAGCATGGTTTTTATAAAATTATTTCCATTAATTCCGAATACCCACGAAATACGAACGATAAAATACTCTTCTAGTAAACCTCTTACAACATTTTCTCCCTCATATTTCGTTAACCCATAGTAGCCTACCGGGTCAGGCTTATCAATTTCTGAAAAGAGTTCTTCGCCTTTACCATCAAATACATAATCAGTACTTATATACATCAACGTTGCATTTACTTTCTTAGCTGCAGTAGATATAAATTTTGTACCTAATACATTTACATTCCAGCATGTTTCTTTATCATCTTCAGCTTTATCAACCGCTGTATATGCAGCGCAATGAATGATTACGTCAGGATTGGTTTTTTGTACATATTGATATACTTCTGCTTCATTAGTAATGTCTAAGTCTTCTCTACCAACTCCTAACATACTAATTCCACGTTTTTTACCTTCTCGTACAACATCATAACCAAGTTGGCCAGTGTAACCCGTTACTAAAACCTTCATAATAAACTACTCTCCATAATTAAAATTATTTTCAGCATCTTCTAAAAGAGGGGCTTTTTGGTCTTTTTCTGAAAGAATAGGGTTTATATCAATTGGCCACTCAATACCAATATCAGGATCATTCCAAATAATACCACGATCGTTTTCTGGTGAGTAAAGTTCATCCACCTTATACTGCACCTCAACATTATCAGTTAAAGTTATAAAAGCATGCGCAAAACCTTTTGGTACTAATAATTGTTTTTTATTTTCTTCAGTTAATTCAATTCCAAACCATTCGCCAAAAGAAGGACTATTTTTTCTGATATCAACAGCCACATCAAAAATAGCACCCTTTGTGCAACGTATTAACTTTGTCTGCGCTTTAGGGTTTAACTGATAATGCAATCCTCTTAATGTCCCTTTAGCTGTAGAAAAAGATTGATTATCTTGGATAAAGTTTAATTCTAATCCAGCTTCCAAGAACCTAGCCTCACTAAACGTTTCCATAAACCAACCTCTACGATCACCAAACACTGTTGGTTCAATAACCAAAACCTCTTTTAAATAAGTTTTAATAACGTTCATACTTCACCTCCTACACCAATTAATACTTAATTTCTCCTTTTGCAACTTTTAATAAATATTGACCATATGCAGTTTTAGAAAATAATTCACCAGATTTAATTAACTCTTCCTTCCCAATCCAACCATTAATATATGCAATTTCTTCAGGTGCGGCAATTTTAACTCCTTGATGTTCTTCTACAGTCTTAACAAAATTAGTTGCTGCAACTAAACTTTGATGAGTACCTGTATCCAGCCAAGTATATCCTCGACCTAAAAGTTCAACTTCTAGATCTCCAGTATTTAGATATATTTCATTAATAGATGTAATTTCTAATTCACCACGTTCAGAAGGCCTAATTCCTTTGGCAATCTCTACAACACGGTTATCATAAAAGTAAAGACCTGTAATGGCATAATTTGATTTGGGAAACTTAGGTTTTTCTTCTACACTAATTACTTTTCCTTCTGAATCAAATTCTACAACTCCGAATCTTTCTGGGTCTTGTACATGATAGCCAAACACAGTTGCCCCAGATTCTTTGTTTGCGGCACGTTGGAGGATTTTTCTCATTCCACTTCCATAGTAAATGTTATCACCAAGAATCATAGCAACAGAATCAGCACCAATAAAATCCTTACCAATTATAAATGCCTGAGCTAAACCATCTGGGCTAGGCTGGATCTTATATTGAATATTTACACCAAATTGAGAACCATCTTTTAATAATGACTCAAAACGAGGTGTGTCTTCTGGGGTCGAAATGATTAAAATTTCACGAATTCCTGCAAGCATCAGAGTAGATAGTGGATAGTAAATCATCGGCTTATCATAAATAGGTAATAATTGTTTACTAGTTACCATCGTTAAAGGATATAAACGTGTTCCACTTCCACCCGCTAAAATTATTCCTTTCATTTCTTTGACTCCTTTAAATTTAGATTCGTCCTAAGATTATAGACATGATATTCAATCAAATAATTAGAATAGTTAATAAGTACAACAACTTCTATAAATTTTTGTATAATAGTCTTACGTTATTCAAAAAAAAAAAAAGAAGAGCAACTTTAACTCTTCATTAGGTATATTTTTCATTGATAAATCAATTTGTTTGAAAATTAGATTTTATCAAACATCTGATTGAAGTTTTGAAGAGATTTAGTTATTAAATAATCCCTTTTAGTTTCTAATTCCATTTTTGGTATTTTAGAATATTTAATGAAAGTATCATATAATTCTTCAAACTCAACATTACCCTCATAATCTTCAATATCCCAAGTTTTAGTGAAAGAATCTAATTTATATATTTTTTTTCCTAACCCAATATGTGGTACCGCATAAGAAGAGGCTGTGATGTTACCATGTAAACTCGTACCTGCAAAAAATTGTGATTTTGCTATTAGATACATGATATCATAAATATTCAGATCAACCATTAAGTCAGCAAAAGGATTTATATAAGTAAGAATTTTTTGTAGTGCTATTTGGTTATCGTGGCCAGAAGCAAAGCCAATTGGTAAAAGTAATATCCGTAAATTACTTTTTTGTGAAATTCTTTTTAATTGACTTGCAATAATTTTTTCTTTTCCAACACTAGAAGTTAAATTAGTTTGAAAACAAATAAAGCTGTTTTCTTCAACATACTCTTTAACCTTTGGGTTAATTAGTTCTTTCAATACTTCTTCTGTAAAGAATGTAGACATGATAATGGCAGAATCAGGTGCCATTATGGGTGAGATATCTTCAAAATTACTCATGGTTAAATTATCTCTTACAGAAAAATAGTCTATTTTTCTTAGGTTGGACTTAACATAAGCTAATTCTATTGAGGAAAAATTAGAGATATTTGAGCCCCCTACAGTATTATAAAAAATCTTTGAATTAATACCTACATCTTCTTTAATGAAGATCCAAGGAAATTTCCCCTCTACACCAAGTCGTCTTCTAACATACGCTTCAAGTATTTCTTTTCCAATAGTTTTTCTAATAACTTTTTTTATATAATGGATTAAACTATTTCTAGATAAATGTTCATACATTTGATACCATCTTGCTGGTAAAACCTCTCCACCCGATATTAATATAACATTTTCATCTGATGAATTTTTAAATCTTTTAATTAAGTTTCTAATTTCATCTGTTTTTTTACCACCCACACTACTAAGGTCACTACTTATTAATCCATAATAACCAAGTGAGTATTCTTGTAGTAACTCTGGTCTATATTTTTTAATATAATTTTCAATAATTATTGGAAATAATAAATCACCATAATTATATCTGTCAAATGCTCCTACAATGGCTATTTCTTTCATAGTCTCACAATCCTTTTCATTAAGGTCTTACCATACTAATATCTTATCTCACCATTCATTAGCTTTAAAAATTGTTCAGCTGATTGTATTACATTTTTATATT
This window of the Sutcliffiella horikoshii genome carries:
- a CDS encoding polysaccharide pyruvyl transferase family protein, whose product is MKEIAIVGAFDRYNYGDLLFPIIIENYIKKYRPELLQEYSLGYYGLISSDLSSVGGKKTDEIRNLIKRFKNSSDENVILISGGEVLPARWYQMYEHLSRNSLIHYIKKVIRKTIGKEILEAYVRRRLGVEGKFPWIFIKEDVGINSKIFYNTVGGSNISNFSSIELAYVKSNLRKIDYFSVRDNLTMSNFEDISPIMAPDSAIIMSTFFTEEVLKELINPKVKEYVEENSFICFQTNLTSSVGKEKIIASQLKRISQKSNLRILLLPIGFASGHDNQIALQKILTYINPFADLMVDLNIYDIMYLIAKSQFFAGTSLHGNITASSYAVPHIGLGKKIYKLDSFTKTWDIEDYEGNVEFEELYDTFIKYSKIPKMELETKRDYLITKSLQNFNQMFDKI
- the rfbC gene encoding dTDP-4-dehydrorhamnose 3,5-epimerase, which codes for MNVIKTYLKEVLVIEPTVFGDRRGWFMETFSEARFLEAGLELNFIQDNQSFSTAKGTLRGLHYQLNPKAQTKLIRCTKGAIFDVAVDIRKNSPSFGEWFGIELTEENKKQLLVPKGFAHAFITLTDNVEVQYKVDELYSPENDRGIIWNDPDIGIEWPIDINPILSEKDQKAPLLEDAENNFNYGE
- the rfbB gene encoding dTDP-glucose 4,6-dehydratase, translating into MARNKILVTGGAGFIGGNFVQYMVDKYPQYDIYNLDLLSYAGDLTKHKYIEAKDNYHFVKADIADREIIMSLFGKKEFDYVVHFAAESHVDRSISNPGIFVQTNVVGTQVLLDASRAVGVTKFVHVSTDEVYGELDFNPNTFFTEETPLQPNSPYSASKASSDLLVRAYNETYGLPVNITRCSNNYGPYHFPEKLIPLTISRVLNEQKVPVYGDGKNIRDWLHVIDHCAAIDLVLHEGINGEVYNVGGHNERTNLEVVKTIIKTLGKSEELIEFVKDRLGHDKRYAIDPTKLEKLGWRPTYTFDTGIAQTIQWYLDNQAWWEQILSGEYKNYFEKQYDLQ
- a CDS encoding magnesium chelatase domain-containing protein yields the protein MSINVTSIGLKGLEGYRIRVEVHVKEGMESIAIVGLPDAYVKESKERVSSALLHYMGFPLVEKK
- the rfbD gene encoding dTDP-4-dehydrorhamnose reductase, whose protein sequence is MKVLVTGYTGQLGYDVVREGKKRGISMLGVGREDLDITNEAEVYQYVQKTNPDVIIHCAAYTAVDKAEDDKETCWNVNVLGTKFISTAAKKVNATLMYISTDYVFDGKGEELFSEIDKPDPVGYYGLTKYEGENVVRGLLEEYFIVRISWVFGINGNNFIKTMLRLSATHNKLNVVGDQYGSPTYTFDLARLLIDMIQTEKYGVYHAANEGFCSWAEFASEIFQQANKEVTVNSILTEEYPKRAVRPKNSRMSKQKLIDNGFEPLPKWQNALKHYLNELAER
- the rfbA gene encoding glucose-1-phosphate thymidylyltransferase RfbA is translated as MKGIILAGGSGTRLYPLTMVTSKQLLPIYDKPMIYYPLSTLMLAGIREILIISTPEDTPRFESLLKDGSQFGVNIQYKIQPSPDGLAQAFIIGKDFIGADSVAMILGDNIYYGSGMRKILQRAANKESGATVFGYHVQDPERFGVVEFDSEGKVISVEEKPKFPKSNYAITGLYFYDNRVVEIAKGIRPSERGELEITSINEIYLNTGDLEVELLGRGYTWLDTGTHQSLVAATNFVKTVEEHQGVKIAAPEEIAYINGWIGKEELIKSGELFSKTAYGQYLLKVAKGEIKY